The following are encoded in a window of Cucurbita pepo subsp. pepo cultivar mu-cu-16 chromosome LG12, ASM280686v2, whole genome shotgun sequence genomic DNA:
- the LOC111807613 gene encoding probable leucine-rich repeat receptor-like protein kinase At5g63930 isoform X2: protein MIVKMLYCWKVVGGLVLLGFVFNISHGLNSEGHSLLELKSAVSDPFSWLRNWNSSDETPCKWSGVRCSCGEEGVVLSVDLSLKNLSGPLSSSVGSLIHLTHLNLSWNEFSGRIPKEIGNCMELEYLGLNNNKFDGEVPYELGRLSSLVTLNICNNRIRGSFPEEMGNLKSLYELVAYTNNITGSLPRSFGNLKRLRTFRAGQNAISGRLPGEIGGCENLEILGLAQNQLEGELPKELGMLTNLTQLILWENQLSGILPKELGNCTSLTMLALYENNLGGPIPKEFGNLISLKYLYIYRTALNGTIPREIGNLSLATEIDFSENYLTGEIPKELGNVKGLQLLYLFQNKLIGVIPNELSSLTNLTKLDLSINALTGPVPFGFQYMPALFQLQLFSNSLSGTIPKGLGRYSYLSDIDFSDNFLTGRIPPHLCHRSNLSILNLESNNLYGNIPTGILNCKPLTQIRLVANRFTGGFPVELCNLVNLTAIDLDHNRFSGPLPPEIQNCHKLQRLHIANNYFMSSLPNEIGNLVRLVTFNVSSNRFTGSIPPEIVNCRILQRLDLSHNSFENALPKEIGSLLQLEILRVSENKFSGSIPQELMNLSHLTELQMGGNSFSGSIPFELGFLKSLQIALNLSFNMLTGSIPPELGSLNLLEYLLLNNNDLSGEIPISFANLSSLMSCNVSYNDLHGPIPSIPLFQNMPTSSFVGNEGLCGEPLGNCNGDSSSPSIPSFESVNARRGRIITGIAAAIGGVSIVLIMIILYCMRHPSEIVQNKETQSMDSDVYFPPKEGFTFEDLIEATNSFHESCVLGKGACGTVYKAVMHSGQTIAVKKLASNREGSNIDNSFRAEISTLGKIRHRNIVKLYGFCNHQGSNLLLYEYMERGSLGELLHGTACNLEWPTRFTIAVGAAEGLNYLHHGCKPRIVHRDIKSNNILLDYNFEAHVGDFGLAKVMDMPQSKSMSAVAGSYGYIAPEYAYTMKVTEKCDIYSYGVVLLELLTGKTPVQPIDQGGDLVTWVKNYMRDHSMSYEMLDQRLNLRDQGTVNHMLTVLKIALMCTSSSPFHRPSMREVVSLLLESTEPDDDHIPALTYTLAPKDDAAS, encoded by the exons ATGATAGTTAAGATGTTGTATTGTTGGAAAGTGGTTGGGGGTTTGGTGCTACTGGGTTTTGTGTTTAATATCTCACATGGGTTGAATTCAGAAGGGCATTCTCTATTAGAGTTGAAAAGCGCTGTTTCTGATCCATTTAGTTGGCTAAGAAACTGGAACTCGAGCGACGAAACGCCATGTAAATGGAGTGGTGTAAGGTGTAGTTGTGGCGAGGAAGGAGTGGTTTTGTCTGTTGACTTGAGCTTAAAGAATCTGTCAGGTCCTTTAAGCTCGAGCGTTGGTAGTTTAATCCACTTGACTCATCTCAATCTTTCCTGGAATGAATTCAGTGGAAGAATACCAAAAGAGATTGGAAATTGTATGGAGTTGGAATATCTTGGTTTGAACAACAATAAATTTGATGGTGAAGTTCCATATGAATTGGGACGACTGAGTTCTTTGGTTACGTTGAATATATGTAATAATCGAATCCGTGGTTCTTTTCCTGAAGAGATGGGAAACTTGAAATCGTTGTATGAGTTAGTTGCGTATACGAACAATATCACGGGTTCGTTGCCTCGTTCTTTTGGGAATCTGAAGAGGTTGCGAACGTTTAGAGCAGGACAAAACGCGATCTCGGGGAGGTTACCGGGTGAAATAGGTGGGTGTGAGAACTTGGAAATACTTGGGCTTGCTCAAAACCAGTTAGAAGGGGAGTTACCAAAGGAGCTTGGCATGCTTACAAACTTGACTCAGTTGATTCTTTGGGAGAATCAGCTTTCTGGCATTCTACCAAAAGAGCTTGGGAATTGTACAAGTTTAACTATGCTTGCTCTGTATGAGAACAATCTTGGTGGACCTATACCCAAAGAGTTTGGGAACCTAATCTCTTTGAAGTATTTGTATATATACCGAACCGCATTGAACGGAACTATTCCCAGGGAGATCGGGAACCTTTCTTTGGCAACGGAGATAGACTTCTCCGAGAATTATTTGACCGGTGAGATACCGAAAGAGCTCGGTAACGTAAAAGGTCTCCAATTACTTTACCTCTTTCAAAATAAGCTGATTGGTGTTATACCAAATGAACTTAGTAGCTTGACTAACTTGACTAAACTTGATCTTTCAATCAACGCCCTCACCGGCCCTGTTCCGTTCGGGTTTCAGTATATGCCTGCATTGTTTCAATTGCAGCTTTTCAGCAACAGTTTGAGCGGTACCATTCCGAAAGGACTCGGTCGATATAGCTACCTATCGGATATCGACTTTTCAGACAACTTCTTGACAGGACGAATACCTCCCCATCTATGTCATCGTTCTAACCTCTCCATCTTGAACTTGGAGTCCAATAACCTTTATGGAAACATACCTACCGGGATCTTGAACTGCAAACCGTTGACGCAGATTCGTCTCGTTGCTAACCGCTTTACCGGTGGCTTTCCGGTAGAGCTGTGTAACTTGGTGAACCTTACTGCTATTGACTTGGACCACAATAGATTCAGTGGTCCTCTTCCTCCAGAGATTCAAAATTGCCATAAGTTGCAAAGGCTACATATTGCAAATAATTACTTTATGTCTAGTTTGCCGAACGAGATCGGAAACCTCGTACGGCTGGTGACTTTCAATGTTTCGTCAAATCGGTTTACGGGGTCCATTCCACCTGAGATAGTCAACTGTAGGATCCTCCAACGCCTCGATCTCAGCCACAATAGCTTCGAAAACGCTTTGCCAAAGGAGATTGGATCTCTCTTACAGTTGGAGATTCTTAGAGTTTCAGAGAATAAATTTTCTGGAAGTATACCTCAAGAGCTCATGAATCTCTCCCATTTGACTGAATTGCAAATGGGTGGCAATTCATTTTCTGGTAGCATTCCTTTTGAGTTGGGGTTCTTGAAAAGCTTACAAATTGCTTTGAATCTTAGTTTCAATATGCTAACTGGTTCAATACCACCAGAGCTTGGAAGTTTGAATCTATTGGAATATCTCCTGCTTAATAACAACGATTTGTCCGGTGAGATACCGATCTCCTTTGCGAATCTTTCAAGTTTAATGAGCTGTAACGTCTCCTACAACGACCTTCACGGGCCAATCCCTTCGATACCCTTGTTTCAGAATATGCCCACGAGTAGCTTCGTTGGCAACGAGGGGCTCTGTGGCGAACCTCTTGGCAACTGTAATGGAGATTCATCGTCTCCATCTATTCCATCTTTCGAGAGCGTAAATGCACGTCGAGGTAGAATCATAACCGGGATTGCAGCTGCTATAGGCGGAGTTTCGATTGTTCTTATTATGATCATCTTATATTGCATGAGACATCCATCAGAAATCGTGCAAAACAAGGAAACACAATCTATGGATTCGGATGTCTATTTCCCACCTAAGGAAGGTTTTACTTTCGAAGATCTAATCGAAGCGACTAATAGTTTTCACGAGAGCTGCGTATTGGGAAAAGGTGCATGTGGAACTGTATACAAGGCAGTGATGCATTCTGGACAGACGATTGCTGTCAAGAAGTTAGCATCGAACAGAGAAGGGAGCAACATCGATAATAGCTTCCGAGCTGAGATTTCGACACTAGGAAAGATTCGACATCGCAATATCGTTAAACTATACGGTTTTTGCAATCATCAAGGctcaaatcttcttctttatgAGTACATGGAAAGGGGTAGTTTGGGTGAGTTGCTTCACGGGACGGCGTGTAACTTGGAATGGCCGACTCGGTTTACAATCGCCGTTGGAGCTGCAGAGGGACTTAATTATCTACACCATGGCTGCAAACCAAGGATCGTTCATCGCGATATCAAATCGAATAACATTCTCCTCGATTATAACTTCGAGGCTCATGTTGGTGATTTCGGTTTAGCAAAAGTAATGGACATGCCTCAGTCTAAGTCGATGTCAGCAGTCGCGGGATCGTATGGATACATCGCTCCTG AATATGCATACACCATGAAGGTCACAGAAAAATGTGACATATACAGCTATGGGGTCGTATTACTAGAGCTGCTAACTGGAAAAACTCCGGTACAGCCGATCGATCAGGGAGGTGATCTCGTCACGTGGGTCAAAAACTATATGCGAGACCACTCGATGTCGTATGAAATGCTAGATCAGCGACTGAATCTTCGAGATCAAGGCACGGTCAATCACATGCTGACAGTCCTAAAAATCGCTCTAATGTGCACGAGTTCGTCTCCTTTTCATCGGCCATCGATGCGGGAAGTTGTATCTTTGCTCTTAGAATCGACCGAGCCTGACGACGATCATATTCCAGCTTTAACTTATACTCTAGCCCCAAAGGACGACGCAGCCTCGTGA
- the LOC111807613 gene encoding probable leucine-rich repeat receptor-like protein kinase At5g63930 isoform X1 has translation MSESFAATEVFLPLVGGMIVKMLYCWKVVGGLVLLGFVFNISHGLNSEGHSLLELKSAVSDPFSWLRNWNSSDETPCKWSGVRCSCGEEGVVLSVDLSLKNLSGPLSSSVGSLIHLTHLNLSWNEFSGRIPKEIGNCMELEYLGLNNNKFDGEVPYELGRLSSLVTLNICNNRIRGSFPEEMGNLKSLYELVAYTNNITGSLPRSFGNLKRLRTFRAGQNAISGRLPGEIGGCENLEILGLAQNQLEGELPKELGMLTNLTQLILWENQLSGILPKELGNCTSLTMLALYENNLGGPIPKEFGNLISLKYLYIYRTALNGTIPREIGNLSLATEIDFSENYLTGEIPKELGNVKGLQLLYLFQNKLIGVIPNELSSLTNLTKLDLSINALTGPVPFGFQYMPALFQLQLFSNSLSGTIPKGLGRYSYLSDIDFSDNFLTGRIPPHLCHRSNLSILNLESNNLYGNIPTGILNCKPLTQIRLVANRFTGGFPVELCNLVNLTAIDLDHNRFSGPLPPEIQNCHKLQRLHIANNYFMSSLPNEIGNLVRLVTFNVSSNRFTGSIPPEIVNCRILQRLDLSHNSFENALPKEIGSLLQLEILRVSENKFSGSIPQELMNLSHLTELQMGGNSFSGSIPFELGFLKSLQIALNLSFNMLTGSIPPELGSLNLLEYLLLNNNDLSGEIPISFANLSSLMSCNVSYNDLHGPIPSIPLFQNMPTSSFVGNEGLCGEPLGNCNGDSSSPSIPSFESVNARRGRIITGIAAAIGGVSIVLIMIILYCMRHPSEIVQNKETQSMDSDVYFPPKEGFTFEDLIEATNSFHESCVLGKGACGTVYKAVMHSGQTIAVKKLASNREGSNIDNSFRAEISTLGKIRHRNIVKLYGFCNHQGSNLLLYEYMERGSLGELLHGTACNLEWPTRFTIAVGAAEGLNYLHHGCKPRIVHRDIKSNNILLDYNFEAHVGDFGLAKVMDMPQSKSMSAVAGSYGYIAPEYAYTMKVTEKCDIYSYGVVLLELLTGKTPVQPIDQGGDLVTWVKNYMRDHSMSYEMLDQRLNLRDQGTVNHMLTVLKIALMCTSSSPFHRPSMREVVSLLLESTEPDDDHIPALTYTLAPKDDAAS, from the exons ATGTCTGAATCCTTTGCAGCTACTGAAGTGTTCTTACCTCTGGTTGGTGGGATGATAGTTAAGATGTTGTATTGTTGGAAAGTGGTTGGGGGTTTGGTGCTACTGGGTTTTGTGTTTAATATCTCACATGGGTTGAATTCAGAAGGGCATTCTCTATTAGAGTTGAAAAGCGCTGTTTCTGATCCATTTAGTTGGCTAAGAAACTGGAACTCGAGCGACGAAACGCCATGTAAATGGAGTGGTGTAAGGTGTAGTTGTGGCGAGGAAGGAGTGGTTTTGTCTGTTGACTTGAGCTTAAAGAATCTGTCAGGTCCTTTAAGCTCGAGCGTTGGTAGTTTAATCCACTTGACTCATCTCAATCTTTCCTGGAATGAATTCAGTGGAAGAATACCAAAAGAGATTGGAAATTGTATGGAGTTGGAATATCTTGGTTTGAACAACAATAAATTTGATGGTGAAGTTCCATATGAATTGGGACGACTGAGTTCTTTGGTTACGTTGAATATATGTAATAATCGAATCCGTGGTTCTTTTCCTGAAGAGATGGGAAACTTGAAATCGTTGTATGAGTTAGTTGCGTATACGAACAATATCACGGGTTCGTTGCCTCGTTCTTTTGGGAATCTGAAGAGGTTGCGAACGTTTAGAGCAGGACAAAACGCGATCTCGGGGAGGTTACCGGGTGAAATAGGTGGGTGTGAGAACTTGGAAATACTTGGGCTTGCTCAAAACCAGTTAGAAGGGGAGTTACCAAAGGAGCTTGGCATGCTTACAAACTTGACTCAGTTGATTCTTTGGGAGAATCAGCTTTCTGGCATTCTACCAAAAGAGCTTGGGAATTGTACAAGTTTAACTATGCTTGCTCTGTATGAGAACAATCTTGGTGGACCTATACCCAAAGAGTTTGGGAACCTAATCTCTTTGAAGTATTTGTATATATACCGAACCGCATTGAACGGAACTATTCCCAGGGAGATCGGGAACCTTTCTTTGGCAACGGAGATAGACTTCTCCGAGAATTATTTGACCGGTGAGATACCGAAAGAGCTCGGTAACGTAAAAGGTCTCCAATTACTTTACCTCTTTCAAAATAAGCTGATTGGTGTTATACCAAATGAACTTAGTAGCTTGACTAACTTGACTAAACTTGATCTTTCAATCAACGCCCTCACCGGCCCTGTTCCGTTCGGGTTTCAGTATATGCCTGCATTGTTTCAATTGCAGCTTTTCAGCAACAGTTTGAGCGGTACCATTCCGAAAGGACTCGGTCGATATAGCTACCTATCGGATATCGACTTTTCAGACAACTTCTTGACAGGACGAATACCTCCCCATCTATGTCATCGTTCTAACCTCTCCATCTTGAACTTGGAGTCCAATAACCTTTATGGAAACATACCTACCGGGATCTTGAACTGCAAACCGTTGACGCAGATTCGTCTCGTTGCTAACCGCTTTACCGGTGGCTTTCCGGTAGAGCTGTGTAACTTGGTGAACCTTACTGCTATTGACTTGGACCACAATAGATTCAGTGGTCCTCTTCCTCCAGAGATTCAAAATTGCCATAAGTTGCAAAGGCTACATATTGCAAATAATTACTTTATGTCTAGTTTGCCGAACGAGATCGGAAACCTCGTACGGCTGGTGACTTTCAATGTTTCGTCAAATCGGTTTACGGGGTCCATTCCACCTGAGATAGTCAACTGTAGGATCCTCCAACGCCTCGATCTCAGCCACAATAGCTTCGAAAACGCTTTGCCAAAGGAGATTGGATCTCTCTTACAGTTGGAGATTCTTAGAGTTTCAGAGAATAAATTTTCTGGAAGTATACCTCAAGAGCTCATGAATCTCTCCCATTTGACTGAATTGCAAATGGGTGGCAATTCATTTTCTGGTAGCATTCCTTTTGAGTTGGGGTTCTTGAAAAGCTTACAAATTGCTTTGAATCTTAGTTTCAATATGCTAACTGGTTCAATACCACCAGAGCTTGGAAGTTTGAATCTATTGGAATATCTCCTGCTTAATAACAACGATTTGTCCGGTGAGATACCGATCTCCTTTGCGAATCTTTCAAGTTTAATGAGCTGTAACGTCTCCTACAACGACCTTCACGGGCCAATCCCTTCGATACCCTTGTTTCAGAATATGCCCACGAGTAGCTTCGTTGGCAACGAGGGGCTCTGTGGCGAACCTCTTGGCAACTGTAATGGAGATTCATCGTCTCCATCTATTCCATCTTTCGAGAGCGTAAATGCACGTCGAGGTAGAATCATAACCGGGATTGCAGCTGCTATAGGCGGAGTTTCGATTGTTCTTATTATGATCATCTTATATTGCATGAGACATCCATCAGAAATCGTGCAAAACAAGGAAACACAATCTATGGATTCGGATGTCTATTTCCCACCTAAGGAAGGTTTTACTTTCGAAGATCTAATCGAAGCGACTAATAGTTTTCACGAGAGCTGCGTATTGGGAAAAGGTGCATGTGGAACTGTATACAAGGCAGTGATGCATTCTGGACAGACGATTGCTGTCAAGAAGTTAGCATCGAACAGAGAAGGGAGCAACATCGATAATAGCTTCCGAGCTGAGATTTCGACACTAGGAAAGATTCGACATCGCAATATCGTTAAACTATACGGTTTTTGCAATCATCAAGGctcaaatcttcttctttatgAGTACATGGAAAGGGGTAGTTTGGGTGAGTTGCTTCACGGGACGGCGTGTAACTTGGAATGGCCGACTCGGTTTACAATCGCCGTTGGAGCTGCAGAGGGACTTAATTATCTACACCATGGCTGCAAACCAAGGATCGTTCATCGCGATATCAAATCGAATAACATTCTCCTCGATTATAACTTCGAGGCTCATGTTGGTGATTTCGGTTTAGCAAAAGTAATGGACATGCCTCAGTCTAAGTCGATGTCAGCAGTCGCGGGATCGTATGGATACATCGCTCCTG AATATGCATACACCATGAAGGTCACAGAAAAATGTGACATATACAGCTATGGGGTCGTATTACTAGAGCTGCTAACTGGAAAAACTCCGGTACAGCCGATCGATCAGGGAGGTGATCTCGTCACGTGGGTCAAAAACTATATGCGAGACCACTCGATGTCGTATGAAATGCTAGATCAGCGACTGAATCTTCGAGATCAAGGCACGGTCAATCACATGCTGACAGTCCTAAAAATCGCTCTAATGTGCACGAGTTCGTCTCCTTTTCATCGGCCATCGATGCGGGAAGTTGTATCTTTGCTCTTAGAATCGACCGAGCCTGACGACGATCATATTCCAGCTTTAACTTATACTCTAGCCCCAAAGGACGACGCAGCCTCGTGA